Proteins from a genomic interval of Pantoea deleyi:
- a CDS encoding DotU family type VI secretion system protein → MMQEQPQSHSDLAPDTRHQNGLVAAANPLINAIPQIRHSLSHDDPAALRQQLIDQIRRFELSCQQSGVGYEVIIGARYCLCTALDEAAALTPWGSRGVWTSNGLLVTFHNETWGGEKFFQLLAKLSQNPRRHILMLELIYFCLLLGFEGRYRVLDNGRSQLETIKQRLLQMIKGVRGNYAAALSPHPTDQPVLRKLWRPMIPLWACAAVAGLAACLFYIVLNWRLGDYTSPVLARIYQTALPEVKIGNPAPPPPATLNLRAFLKPEIDAGLVAVRDEADRSVVTLKGDGLFASAATEVRGRYTEVIQRIAAAMNNVSGQIQVIGYSDNVPIRSARFASNFELSLARARSVQSLLQQQLAQPSRVRAEGRGESNPLVPNTSAENRARNRRVEITLLVAPDATQAELNSPARGN, encoded by the coding sequence ATGATGCAGGAACAACCTCAGTCACACAGCGATCTTGCGCCGGATACCCGCCACCAGAATGGGCTTGTTGCGGCGGCCAACCCTCTGATTAATGCCATTCCCCAGATCCGTCACTCGCTCTCTCATGACGATCCGGCGGCGCTGCGTCAGCAACTGATCGATCAGATCCGTCGCTTCGAGCTGAGCTGCCAGCAGTCCGGCGTGGGCTATGAAGTGATCATCGGCGCGCGTTACTGTCTCTGTACCGCACTCGATGAGGCAGCGGCGCTGACCCCGTGGGGCAGCCGTGGTGTCTGGACCAGCAACGGTCTGCTGGTGACGTTTCACAACGAAACCTGGGGCGGCGAGAAGTTTTTCCAGCTGCTGGCCAAGCTGTCGCAGAACCCCAGACGCCACATCCTGATGCTGGAGCTGATCTACTTCTGCCTGTTGCTGGGGTTCGAAGGACGCTACCGCGTACTGGATAACGGCCGTTCGCAGCTGGAGACCATCAAACAGCGTCTGTTGCAGATGATCAAAGGCGTGCGCGGCAATTATGCGGCGGCGCTGTCACCGCATCCCACCGATCAGCCCGTGCTGCGCAAACTCTGGCGGCCGATGATCCCGCTCTGGGCCTGTGCGGCCGTGGCGGGTCTGGCAGCCTGTCTCTTCTACATCGTTCTGAACTGGCGTCTGGGCGATTACACCTCGCCGGTGCTCGCCCGCATCTATCAGACGGCGCTGCCGGAGGTGAAGATTGGTAATCCTGCGCCGCCACCGCCAGCCACGCTGAACCTGCGGGCCTTCCTGAAACCGGAAATTGATGCCGGGCTGGTGGCCGTACGCGATGAGGCGGACCGCAGTGTGGTGACGCTGAAAGGGGATGGGCTGTTTGCCTCCGCCGCCACCGAGGTTCGCGGTCGCTATACCGAGGTGATCCAGCGTATTGCGGCGGCGATGAACAACGTCAGCGGCCAGATTCAGGTGATTGGCTACAGCGACAACGTGCCGATCCGCAGCGCCCGCTTTGCCTCTAACTTTGAGCTTTCGCTGGCACGCGCCCGGTCGGTGCAGAGCCTGCTGCAGCAGCAGCTGGCGCAGCCGTCGCGGGTCAGGGCGGAAGGGCGCGGCGAAAGCAATCCGCTGGTACCGAACACCAGCGCAGAAAATCGCGCGCGCAACCGTCGTGTGGAAATCACGCTGCTGGTGGCACCGGATGCAACGCAGGCTGAACTCAACAGCCCGGCGAGAGGGAACTGA
- a CDS encoding phosphatase, whose protein sequence is MYPVDLHMHTIASTHAYSTLHDYVAQAKQTGLKLFAITDHGPDMADAPHYWHFINMRIWPRVIDGVAILRGIEANIKNQQGEIDCSGPMLDALDLIVAGFHEPVYAPRDRKHHTDAMIAAMAGGLVHIISHPGNPKFPVDIPAIAEAAAYYDVALELNNSSFTHSRPGSEPNCRAIAAAVRDAGGRLAFGSDSHTAFTLGHFDHCLRIAREVDFPEDRVLNVTPRRLLDFLEMRSGRRIAELADF, encoded by the coding sequence ATGTATCCGGTAGATCTGCATATGCACACCATCGCGAGTACGCATGCTTACAGCACGCTGCATGACTATGTGGCTCAGGCGAAGCAAACCGGCCTGAAACTGTTTGCCATTACCGATCACGGTCCGGACATGGCCGACGCACCGCACTACTGGCACTTTATTAATATGCGCATCTGGCCGCGGGTGATTGACGGCGTGGCAATCCTGCGGGGTATTGAGGCCAATATTAAAAATCAGCAGGGCGAGATCGACTGTTCCGGCCCGATGCTCGATGCGCTGGATTTGATCGTCGCCGGTTTTCACGAGCCGGTCTATGCACCGCGCGACAGAAAGCATCACACTGACGCCATGATCGCGGCGATGGCGGGCGGGCTGGTTCATATCATCAGCCATCCGGGCAACCCGAAGTTCCCGGTCGATATTCCGGCCATCGCCGAAGCCGCCGCCTATTACGATGTGGCGCTGGAGCTGAATAACTCCTCCTTTACCCATTCGCGGCCGGGCAGCGAACCCAACTGCCGGGCTATCGCCGCCGCAGTACGCGATGCCGGTGGACGGCTGGCGTTTGGCTCCGATTCTCACACCGCCTTTACGCTCGGCCATTTCGACCACTGCCTGCGTATCGCCCGTGAGGTGGATTTTCCGGAGGATCGGGTGCTGAATGTCACGCCTCGTCGGCTGCTCGATTTTCTGGAAATGCGTAGCGGCAGACGGATTGCTGAACTGGCTGACTTTTAG
- a CDS encoding DMT family transporter, protein MAVRHFFLILMVVSIWAFNNVAVKWGLLELPPLFLTFMRFVVVAIVLVPFCRITRQQLPWLLLLAFTFGFMHFSLLFVGLRYTDAGTGAIVVQLGTPIAMLLAMAVLKENLKLVQLMGIMISLSGVVVLSGSPTIPSWWVLCLLLCSATGWAVSNLIVKKSPPIKPLTMTGWIAFLAIPIVGGSSLVMESHQLYALQHAGWRGWFAILYSAIASSIVAYTLWYMLLKKYNVNLIMPYSLLTPVLSVLMGIVVLGDSLNSFKIIGASLVVLGTAIAVLNLRNLRMHARFPRLRRR, encoded by the coding sequence GTGGCTGTGCGGCATTTTTTTCTGATTCTGATGGTGGTCTCAATCTGGGCCTTCAATAACGTCGCGGTGAAATGGGGCCTGCTGGAGTTGCCGCCGCTGTTTCTGACGTTTATGCGTTTTGTCGTGGTGGCGATCGTTCTGGTGCCCTTCTGCCGCATTACCCGCCAGCAATTACCCTGGCTGCTGCTGCTGGCCTTCACGTTCGGCTTTATGCACTTCTCGCTGCTGTTCGTTGGCCTGCGCTACACCGATGCCGGCACCGGCGCGATTGTCGTGCAACTGGGCACGCCGATTGCGATGCTGCTGGCGATGGCGGTGCTCAAAGAGAATCTGAAACTGGTGCAGCTGATGGGCATCATGATTTCGCTGAGCGGCGTGGTGGTGCTATCCGGCAGCCCGACAATTCCCTCATGGTGGGTACTCTGCCTGCTGCTGTGCAGCGCCACCGGCTGGGCGGTGAGTAATCTGATCGTCAAGAAGTCGCCGCCGATTAAACCGCTGACCATGACCGGATGGATTGCGTTTCTGGCGATACCGATCGTCGGCGGATCCAGTCTGGTGATGGAGTCCCATCAGCTCTATGCCCTGCAACATGCGGGCTGGCGCGGCTGGTTCGCCATTCTCTACAGCGCCATCGCCTCGTCGATTGTGGCCTACACGCTGTGGTATATGCTGCTGAAGAAGTACAACGTCAATCTGATCATGCCCTACTCGCTGCTGACGCCGGTTCTGTCCGTGCTGATGGGGATTGTGGTGCTGGGCGACAGCCTCAACAGTTTCAAAATTATCGGTGCTTCCCTGGTGGTGCTGGGCACCGCTATCGCGGTTCTGAACCTGCGTAATCTGCGAATGCACGCCCGCTTCCCGCGCCTGCGGCGGCGCTGA
- a CDS encoding aldehyde dehydrogenase family protein, whose translation MRYAAPGEQGSLITLQKNYGNFINGEFVAPVKGNYFTNTSPVNGSVAGEFPRSDAADVDNAVAAAAAAADAWGKTSPQQRSLLLLKIADRLEQHLETMAVYETWDNGKPVRETLAADMPLAVDHFRYFAGCLRAQEGSAAEIDEFTAAYHFHEPLGVVAQIIPWNFPLLMAAWKLAPALGAGNCVVLKPAEQTPLSITVFVDLIKDLLPPGVLNVVHGFGKEAGEALASHPGIAKVAFTGSTATGGHILELAAKSLIPSTVELGGKSPNIFFEDIMQAEESFIEKAAEGVVLGFLNQGEVCTCPSRALVQESIYEPFMAAVMKRVKTIKRGDPLDTDTMVGAQASQQQFDKILSYLEVARQEGAEVLAGGGIEKLDDSLNSGYYIQPTLLKGNNSMRVFQEEIFGPVIGITTFKDEAEAIAIANDSIYGLGAGVWTRDINRAYRVGRAIKAGRVWTNCYHLYPAHAAFGGYKKSGIGRETHKMMLDHYQQTKNLLISYSIEPLGFF comes from the coding sequence ATGCGTTACGCCGCTCCCGGAGAACAGGGTTCTCTGATTACCCTACAAAAGAATTATGGCAACTTCATTAATGGTGAATTCGTCGCGCCGGTGAAGGGAAACTACTTCACCAATACCTCGCCGGTAAATGGATCGGTGGCCGGTGAGTTCCCGCGTTCGGATGCGGCCGATGTGGATAACGCGGTGGCCGCCGCCGCGGCCGCCGCCGACGCCTGGGGTAAAACCTCACCGCAGCAGCGCTCGCTGCTGCTGCTGAAAATCGCCGATCGGCTGGAACAGCATCTGGAAACGATGGCGGTGTATGAAACCTGGGACAACGGTAAACCAGTGCGCGAAACGCTGGCCGCCGATATGCCGCTGGCGGTGGACCATTTCCGCTACTTTGCGGGCTGTCTGCGGGCACAGGAGGGCAGTGCGGCCGAGATCGATGAGTTCACGGCAGCCTACCATTTTCATGAACCGCTGGGCGTGGTGGCGCAGATTATCCCGTGGAACTTCCCGCTATTAATGGCCGCCTGGAAGCTGGCACCGGCGCTGGGCGCGGGTAACTGCGTGGTGCTGAAACCGGCAGAACAGACGCCGCTGTCCATTACCGTCTTTGTGGATTTGATTAAAGATCTGCTGCCGCCGGGTGTGCTGAACGTGGTGCACGGGTTTGGTAAAGAGGCCGGAGAAGCGCTGGCTTCACATCCCGGCATCGCCAAGGTTGCCTTCACCGGCTCTACCGCTACCGGCGGCCATATTCTGGAGCTGGCGGCCAAAAGCCTGATCCCGTCAACCGTCGAGCTGGGCGGTAAATCCCCTAACATCTTCTTTGAAGATATTATGCAGGCGGAAGAGAGCTTTATCGAGAAAGCCGCAGAGGGCGTGGTGCTGGGCTTTTTGAATCAGGGCGAAGTCTGTACCTGTCCGTCACGCGCGCTGGTGCAGGAGTCGATCTACGAACCCTTTATGGCGGCCGTGATGAAACGGGTAAAAACCATCAAACGGGGCGATCCGCTGGATACCGACACCATGGTCGGCGCGCAGGCGTCGCAGCAGCAGTTTGACAAAATCCTCTCCTATCTGGAGGTGGCGCGTCAGGAGGGAGCGGAAGTGCTGGCTGGCGGCGGCATCGAGAAGCTGGATGACTCGCTCAACAGCGGCTATTACATTCAGCCGACGCTGCTGAAAGGCAACAACAGTATGCGGGTGTTCCAGGAAGAGATCTTCGGACCGGTCATCGGCATCACCACCTTTAAAGATGAAGCGGAAGCGATCGCGATTGCCAACGACTCCATTTATGGTCTGGGTGCCGGCGTCTGGACCCGCGATATTAACCGCGCCTACCGGGTGGGCAGGGCGATCAAAGCGGGGCGCGTCTGGACCAACTGCTATCACCTCTATCCGGCCCATGCCGCCTTTGGTGGCTATAAGAAATCGGGCATCGGGCGTGAAACCCACAAAATGATGCTGGATCACTATCAGCAGACCAAGAATCTGCTGATCAGCTACAGCATCGAACCGCTGGGCTTCTTCTGA
- a CDS encoding class I SAM-dependent methyltransferase has product MLASAMTLMRTKASFVHQFIRNPRKMGSITPSSETLCRTMTASVQWPETVRIAELGAGDGVLTRQILAQMTPDATLDAFEISTALADKLIALNDPRMTVRTCSAEYLNGEYDAIFSGLPLLSLPPDLREAILRAVFNALGPDGVFVQFQYTSLTQPDLSRYFTWERQRVLKNVPPAWVYRCTRHYAP; this is encoded by the coding sequence ATGCTGGCTTCAGCTATGACCCTGATGCGCACCAAGGCCAGTTTCGTGCATCAGTTTATTCGTAACCCGCGCAAGATGGGCAGCATTACCCCATCATCAGAAACGCTGTGCCGGACGATGACCGCGTCGGTGCAGTGGCCTGAAACAGTCCGCATCGCCGAACTCGGCGCGGGCGATGGGGTACTGACGCGGCAGATACTGGCGCAGATGACTCCCGACGCCACGCTGGATGCCTTTGAGATCAGCACCGCTCTGGCGGATAAGCTGATCGCCCTCAACGACCCCCGCATGACCGTCCGCACCTGTTCGGCTGAGTATCTGAACGGCGAATATGATGCGATCTTCTCCGGCCTGCCGCTGTTATCCTTACCGCCCGACCTGCGCGAAGCCATTCTGCGGGCAGTATTCAACGCGCTGGGCCCGGACGGCGTCTTCGTGCAGTTCCAGTACACCTCGCTGACCCAGCCGGATCTCTCACGCTACTTCACCTGGGAGCGCCAGCGGGTGCTGAAGAATGTGCCACCCGCCTGGGTTTACCGCTGTACCCGTCATTATGCGCCCTGA
- the tssK gene encoding type VI secretion system baseplate subunit TssK — MNRAEKVVWTEGMFLRPHHFQQSENYLLSTLREWGQSQRAYTWGFYDLEFDEALLRQGKLALSAASGCLPDGTFFAFSQPQHGPAPLDLPASVDRSKVVLAIPTRRNGREAVAFQESHDSLARYLAWEAEVEDDNVQAVGSATVQFGKLRLRLMLEQDLTAEWTAMGVAQVIEKRSDNHIRLDSDYIPPMLTLNSSRPLQNMFNDLHGLIQQRSQQLSQRAPGTGRFNSADMVDFMLLALLNRQLGLHSHLQHLPLLHPETLFSHWLQLAAELSTWTPARAPEGLPLYDHDDLNSCFSRLSLLLRQGLSQVMEESAIQLPLTQRSHGLNVATVPESSMVHEFGFVLAVKASVPADTLITHFPAQMKVAPVSKIRDLVQLQLPGLALRAMPGAPPQIPWHSGYSYFELDKNSELWKEMERSGAFALHLAGEFPGLNMEFWAIRSQSE, encoded by the coding sequence ATGAACAGAGCCGAAAAAGTCGTCTGGACGGAGGGGATGTTTCTGCGTCCTCACCATTTCCAGCAATCAGAAAATTACCTTCTCAGCACCCTGCGCGAGTGGGGGCAGTCACAGCGCGCCTACACCTGGGGTTTTTACGATCTTGAGTTTGATGAGGCGCTGCTGCGTCAGGGCAAACTGGCACTGAGTGCCGCCAGCGGCTGTCTGCCGGACGGCACCTTCTTTGCCTTCAGCCAGCCACAGCATGGCCCGGCGCCACTCGATCTGCCCGCTTCGGTTGATCGCAGCAAAGTGGTGCTGGCGATTCCGACCCGTCGCAATGGCCGCGAGGCCGTGGCGTTTCAGGAGTCGCACGACTCGCTGGCGCGCTACCTGGCCTGGGAAGCGGAAGTGGAGGATGACAACGTGCAGGCGGTGGGCAGTGCCACGGTGCAGTTTGGCAAGCTTCGCCTGCGCCTGATGCTGGAGCAGGATCTGACCGCCGAATGGACCGCAATGGGCGTAGCGCAGGTGATTGAAAAACGCAGCGACAACCATATCCGGCTCGACAGCGACTACATCCCCCCGATGCTGACCCTGAACAGCAGCCGTCCGCTGCAGAACATGTTCAACGATCTCCACGGGCTGATCCAGCAGCGCAGCCAGCAACTGAGCCAGCGCGCGCCGGGCACCGGCCGTTTCAACAGCGCCGACATGGTCGATTTTATGCTGCTGGCGCTGCTCAACCGTCAGCTGGGCCTGCACAGCCATCTTCAGCATTTGCCACTGCTGCATCCTGAAACCCTGTTCAGCCACTGGCTGCAGCTGGCCGCAGAACTGAGCACCTGGACGCCAGCCCGCGCGCCTGAAGGGCTGCCGCTTTACGATCATGACGATCTGAACAGCTGTTTCAGCCGTCTGTCACTGCTGCTGCGTCAGGGACTCTCACAGGTGATGGAAGAGAGTGCTATCCAGCTGCCGCTGACCCAGCGTTCACATGGGCTCAACGTGGCGACCGTGCCGGAAAGCAGCATGGTGCATGAGTTTGGCTTCGTGCTGGCGGTGAAAGCCAGCGTGCCGGCCGATACCCTCATCACCCATTTCCCGGCGCAGATGAAGGTCGCACCGGTCAGCAAAATCCGCGATCTGGTTCAGCTTCAGCTGCCGGGTCTGGCGCTGCGGGCGATGCCGGGCGCACCGCCGCAGATCCCCTGGCATTCAGGGTACAGCTATTTCGAACTGGATAAGAACAGCGAACTCTGGAAAGAGATGGAGCGCTCGGGCGCTTTCGCGCTGCACCTTGCCGGTGAGTTTCCGGGCCTGAACATGGAGTTCTGGGCCATCCGTAGTCAGTCAGAATAA
- a CDS encoding SH3 domain-containing protein, protein MEHNMKNMVKLRIALGLMFVFSVAGCKAPPQMTDDTLVTSTVDGVVLSHRYAVKPPAQFSPVNETYRALYPASVMNHPGYGGKVVETLKTGESYTVIGQVENNWLALGEAADTAADAQPETATPPAKEADKPAAPQATVRLTGYVPFRAVVKSELYDQTVKADQPKRRVRTSKKKTCVAVNGDSTACQNSTNGTWIIN, encoded by the coding sequence ATGGAACACAACATGAAAAATATGGTGAAGCTTCGTATTGCGTTAGGCCTGATGTTTGTTTTCTCTGTCGCTGGCTGTAAAGCGCCGCCACAAATGACGGATGACACGCTCGTCACCAGCACGGTGGATGGCGTGGTACTCAGCCACCGCTATGCGGTTAAACCGCCCGCGCAGTTCAGTCCGGTCAATGAAACCTATCGCGCGCTCTATCCCGCCTCGGTCATGAATCATCCTGGTTATGGCGGCAAAGTCGTGGAGACGCTGAAAACCGGCGAAAGCTATACGGTGATTGGTCAGGTGGAGAACAACTGGCTGGCGCTGGGTGAAGCGGCCGACACCGCAGCCGATGCGCAACCCGAAACCGCCACGCCGCCAGCGAAAGAGGCCGATAAACCTGCGGCACCGCAGGCGACCGTCAGGCTGACCGGCTATGTGCCGTTCCGCGCCGTAGTGAAAAGCGAACTTTACGATCAGACGGTCAAAGCGGATCAGCCTAAACGCCGCGTTCGCACCAGCAAGAAGAAAACCTGTGTAGCGGTTAACGGAGACAGCACTGCCTGTCAGAACAGCACCAACGGAACCTGGATCATTAACTAA
- a CDS encoding glutamine amidotransferase, which produces MTPTSALPLALIQLEVPPANVVAQIGEQPRWFIDALDLQPDDYLIVRPHLGEALPDFDQISGAILSGSWAMVTDHADWSERSAAWVRAAIDHRLPLLGVCYGHQLMAYALGGVVADNPQGWERGLLPIRCTEQAQRDPLLQRLPAGFSVWLSHRQSVIAAPPHAQVLASSARDGCQIVRYSPQALSVQFHPEFSRPIMNACLPPEATEESAGLDVEGKDWARELLVSFWQQTRPAVRQAQGA; this is translated from the coding sequence ATGACCCCTACGTCCGCCTTACCCCTTGCGTTAATTCAGCTTGAAGTCCCGCCCGCAAACGTCGTCGCGCAGATTGGAGAACAGCCGCGCTGGTTCATCGATGCACTGGATCTGCAGCCTGATGATTACCTGATTGTCCGGCCGCATCTGGGCGAGGCGTTGCCCGATTTTGACCAGATCTCCGGCGCGATCCTCAGCGGCTCCTGGGCAATGGTGACCGACCACGCCGACTGGAGTGAACGCAGCGCCGCCTGGGTGCGGGCAGCGATTGACCATCGTCTGCCGCTGCTGGGCGTCTGTTACGGCCATCAGCTGATGGCCTATGCGCTGGGCGGTGTGGTGGCGGACAATCCTCAGGGCTGGGAGCGCGGCCTGTTACCGATTCGCTGCACGGAACAGGCGCAGCGCGATCCTCTCCTGCAGAGGCTGCCCGCCGGATTCAGCGTCTGGCTGTCGCATCGTCAGTCGGTGATCGCCGCGCCGCCTCACGCACAGGTGCTGGCGTCGTCTGCGCGTGATGGCTGTCAGATTGTGCGCTATTCGCCGCAGGCGTTATCGGTGCAGTTTCATCCCGAATTTTCCCGGCCGATTATGAACGCCTGTCTGCCGCCGGAGGCGACGGAAGAGAGTGCCGGGCTGGACGTTGAGGGCAAAGACTGGGCGCGGGAGCTGCTGGTCTCCTTCTGGCAACAGACGCGCCCGGCCGTCAGGCAGGCTCAGGGCGCATAA
- the tssJ gene encoding type VI secretion system lipoprotein TssJ, with product MTRKMSLRSGLVVLLVWLLSACSSSSSQPPASYYNLTVRAENQLNGGAPLKVRVMLLSSDAEFMSADFYSLQNPSAAAQGGAQLNTQQFFLTSDQRSKTLRIRSLPEARFIGIMAEYQMLDGKIWRLSLPVPEGESPSFWAFWKRNDGELNAHIVAGTNGLRVEKQ from the coding sequence ATGACGAGAAAAATGTCACTACGGAGTGGGCTGGTCGTGCTGCTGGTGTGGCTGCTGTCAGCCTGCAGCAGTAGCAGCAGTCAGCCACCGGCGAGCTACTACAACCTCACGGTACGGGCAGAGAATCAGCTAAACGGCGGTGCGCCACTGAAAGTCCGGGTCATGCTGCTGAGTTCGGATGCCGAGTTTATGTCAGCCGATTTCTACTCCCTGCAGAATCCGTCTGCCGCCGCACAGGGCGGCGCGCAGCTCAATACCCAACAGTTCTTCCTGACCTCAGACCAGCGCAGCAAAACCCTGCGCATCAGGAGCCTGCCCGAGGCGCGCTTTATCGGCATCATGGCGGAGTATCAGATGCTGGATGGCAAGATCTGGCGACTTTCGCTGCCGGTTCCCGAAGGCGAATCCCCCTCATTCTGGGCGTTCTGGAAACGTAACGATGGCGAGCTGAATGCGCACATTGTGGCGGGAACGAATGGCCTTCGCGTGGAAAAACAGTGA
- a CDS encoding CoA transferase: MDLSLAGALWQQMQQGLRGHSTPGPLPAFTDRATFSSAFAVSELAATSTGLATQAVADLLAASGPEVFSPPVSVNVRLASRWFQQSFCPLNRAAPALWDALAGDYQSRDGWIRLHTNAAHHRQAMERVLGRHADRPALARQVRQWQASELEQAIIDAGGCAAEMRSAAAWQQHPQGLAVQREPLFSWQSTLPAPAPAWLLPRARPLLGIRVLDLTRIIAGPVATRFLASLGARVLRIDPPGWQEPTLDEEMSGGKRRAVLDLTQPADRAQFVRLLREADVLVHGYRADALERLGFDAETLHSLSPGLVDAGLNAWGWQGPWRNRRGFDSLVQMGCGIAERGMQWQQSDKPVPLPVQALDHATGYLLAAAVLEGLRRRLTGGHGSQVRLSLARTAWLLQQYPTDHLTGTGIAPQVEDNLPCYELTPWGFGVRLKAAARLPGTPQLCATAGSPPGTHPAEW, from the coding sequence ATGGACTTATCGCTCGCTGGTGCGCTGTGGCAGCAGATGCAGCAGGGATTGCGGGGCCACAGCACCCCCGGGCCGCTTCCCGCCTTTACCGATCGCGCCACCTTCTCATCAGCCTTTGCCGTCAGTGAGCTGGCGGCCACCAGCACCGGACTCGCGACGCAGGCTGTCGCCGACCTGCTGGCTGCCTCCGGCCCTGAGGTGTTCTCACCGCCCGTTAGCGTTAACGTCCGGCTCGCGTCACGCTGGTTTCAGCAGAGCTTCTGTCCCCTGAACCGTGCAGCCCCCGCCCTGTGGGATGCCCTGGCGGGCGACTATCAGAGCCGGGATGGCTGGATCCGTCTGCACACGAACGCGGCGCATCATCGCCAGGCGATGGAGCGGGTGCTGGGCCGTCATGCCGATCGCCCGGCACTGGCGCGTCAGGTCCGGCAGTGGCAGGCCAGCGAACTGGAGCAGGCGATTATCGACGCAGGCGGCTGCGCCGCAGAGATGCGCAGCGCCGCCGCCTGGCAGCAACATCCGCAGGGCCTGGCGGTGCAGCGTGAACCGCTGTTCAGCTGGCAGAGCACGCTTCCGGCTCCGGCACCTGCGTGGCTGCTGCCCCGCGCCCGACCACTGCTGGGCATCAGAGTTCTGGATCTGACGCGGATAATAGCCGGGCCGGTTGCGACCCGCTTTCTTGCCAGTCTGGGCGCCCGCGTGCTGCGCATCGATCCGCCGGGCTGGCAGGAGCCGACGCTGGATGAGGAGATGAGCGGTGGCAAACGCCGCGCGGTGCTCGACCTGACCCAGCCTGCCGATCGTGCGCAGTTTGTTCGCCTGCTGCGCGAAGCCGACGTGCTGGTTCATGGCTATCGGGCCGATGCACTGGAGCGGCTCGGGTTTGATGCAGAAACGCTGCACTCCCTCTCACCGGGTCTGGTCGATGCGGGTCTCAATGCCTGGGGCTGGCAGGGGCCGTGGCGCAATCGTCGCGGCTTTGACAGTCTGGTCCAGATGGGCTGCGGGATTGCCGAACGGGGAATGCAGTGGCAGCAGAGCGATAAGCCGGTCCCGCTGCCGGTTCAGGCACTGGATCATGCCACCGGCTATCTGCTGGCGGCGGCGGTGCTGGAGGGATTACGGCGACGTCTGACAGGCGGACACGGCAGCCAGGTGCGGCTGTCGCTGGCGCGCACCGCCTGGCTGTTACAGCAGTATCCCACGGATCATCTCACGGGCACCGGCATTGCGCCGCAGGTAGAAGATAACCTGCCCTGTTATGAATTAACACCGTGGGGATTCGGGGTGAGGCTTAAAGCCGCCGCCCGACTACCCGGTACCCCACAGCTCTGCGCTACCGCCGGATCGCCGCCGGGCACGCACCCGGCAGAATGGTGA
- a CDS encoding TorD/DmsD family molecular chaperone, with the protein MNEFSVLCRVIGSLFNRQPQDPLLVPLFTLLREGKLQSQWPLEQDELLTRLQQNSDPQALAADYNALFIGSDCNVPPYASQWPEGKTEPEVRAFLTSRGMPLSDAPADHFGVLMLAASWLEDQSADDESAAQLALFEEYLLPWCGAFLGKVEAHASTAFYRTLAMLSREAIQVMYNELLESRESGDDA; encoded by the coding sequence ATGAATGAGTTTTCCGTTCTCTGCCGCGTGATCGGCTCACTGTTTAATCGTCAGCCGCAGGATCCGCTGCTGGTGCCGCTGTTCACACTGCTGCGTGAAGGCAAACTGCAGTCGCAGTGGCCGCTGGAGCAGGATGAGCTGCTGACGCGTCTGCAGCAGAACAGCGATCCTCAGGCCCTCGCCGCCGATTACAATGCACTGTTTATTGGCAGCGACTGCAACGTGCCGCCTTACGCCTCACAGTGGCCGGAAGGGAAAACCGAGCCGGAAGTGCGTGCCTTCTTAACCTCCCGCGGTATGCCACTGAGCGATGCGCCTGCAGACCATTTTGGTGTGCTGATGCTGGCGGCTTCCTGGCTGGAAGACCAGTCCGCAGATGATGAAAGTGCCGCGCAACTGGCGCTGTTCGAAGAGTATCTGCTGCCGTGGTGCGGCGCGTTCCTGGGCAAAGTCGAGGCCCACGCCAGTACCGCCTTTTACCGCACGCTGGCGATGCTGAGCCGCGAAGCAATTCAGGTGATGTACAATGAACTGCTGGAAAGCCGCGAATCGGGTGACGACGCCTGA